The genome window CTTAACGTGAGTTCCCGTACTCGGCGCAGTTGCTCGTTGCACTCATTGACGATTTGCAATAGCCGGGCATTCCCACTCATCTCGACAAGACGCTGATAGAAGCCTTCGCACGCGATCCCCCAAGCGTCGCGATCGCCTTTAGCGAATGCACGTTCGATTTCATCGCAGTCCTTGTCCAGAGCTTTTAGCTCCCTTGCGCCCGGCTTGCGGTCCGCGAGCGCTTCGGCAGCCGTCGCTTCGAGGCTTGTCTGAATTGCGAACACTTCCTGAAGGTCCGCCATCGACACATTACGCACGCGCATGCCGTGACGAGGGACGATCTGAACGAGGTGCTCATTCTGCAGGCGGATGAGCGCCTCGCGAATGGGCGTGCGACTGACGCCGAACATTGCGACGAGGTCCTGTTCAAGTAACTGCATGCCCGGCCTGAATTCGTTACACAGGATCTTGCCGCGAATCTTCTGGTAG of Caballeronia sp. Lep1P3 contains these proteins:
- a CDS encoding GntR family transcriptional regulator, with amino-acid sequence MPAMADARNAEALGKPREKSTNAVYQKIRGKILCNEFRPGMQLLEQDLVAMFGVSRTPIREALIRLQNEHLVQIVPRHGMRVRNVSMADLQEVFAIQTSLEATAAEALADRKPGARELKALDKDCDEIERAFAKGDRDAWGIACEGFYQRLVEMSGNARLLQIVNECNEQLRRVRELTLRLIDLDASHAQLLRAVVDALKRADGAAAEALCREHRGLILKSRIEALQRYKILDV